The Meiothermus sp. CFH 77666 genome segment GTTGACCTGGTAAGGAATCTCGGTGAAGACCAGCATGGCCCGCCCGTTCTTGTCCTCGTTGCGAACCCTGGCCCGCACCTTGAGGCTACCGCGCCCGGTGGCGTAGGCTTCCTTGATGCCCCGGCGGGAGAGCTTGGCTCCGGTCGGAAAGTCCGGCCCCGGCAGCACCTTCATCACTTCCTCGAGCGAGACCTCGGGGTTGTCAATCATCAGCACCAGCGCATCCACCACTTCGTTCAGGTTGTGGGGGGGAAGGCTGGTGGCCATCCCGACTGCAATCCCGGCGGAGCCGTTTACCAGCAGGTTGGGCAGGGCAGCGGGGAGCACCTCGGGCTGTTCCTGGGTGCCGTCGTAGTTGGGTACGAACGGTACGGTCTCTTTGTCGAGGTCTTGCAAAAGCTCGAGGCCAATGTTTGAGAGTCGTGCTTCGGTGTAGCGCTGGGCTGCAGGGGGGTCTCCGTCGAGCGAGCCAAAGTTGCCCTGCCCATCAATCAGCGGGTAGCGCAGGTTCCAGGGCTGGGCCAGGCGCACCAGGGTGTCGTAGATAGCGGCGTCGCCGTGGGGGTGAAACTTACCCATCACCTCACCCACGATTTTGGCGCTCTTGACGTGTTTGCGGTTGGGGAGCACGCCGTCCTGGTAGGCCCCATACAGGATGCGCCGCTGCACCGGCTTGAGGCCATCGCGCACATCCGGCAGGGCCCGGTCTACGATGACCGACATGGCGTAGTTAATGAAGCTTTGTTTGACTTCGTCGGTGATTTCAATTGGTAGGACTTGGGACATTCAATATCTCCTGTTTCGTTTTCGGCACAAAAAAAGCGCCTTGGACGCGCTTTATATCCAACAAATTATTATACCCTATTGAGGCTGTTATGTCAAAAACATAATTTCTTGACCCAGGCTTTTATCATTTACCTGGGCATCGTCGCTTCAACCCCCCACACGGCGACACCGGGTTGCCGCCAGAACTGTTATATTCGGCAAAAGGAGCACCAAACTGGCTGACGGTGTCGCCACCCACTCCCGCAAAGGGAGAGGGAAAGGGGAAACGATAAAAGCCCGATTTCGTGGCCAAATGGGGCACTTTGCCCGGATAGCTGCGGAGAATGGCGCAATGAACGGCACATTTGTTGCTCTGATATCGTCCAATCCGTTTCCCTCCGCTCCTACCCTCTCACAGTGAGAGACGGTTTTCGCTGACCATTCTGGGTTATGTCCTGCGTGCCCCTCAAAGCTCTGCTACCCAGGTTCATATCAAGGCTACTGGACTAAAATCGCCTCCCAGCACCTGGCGCGGGTTGGCGGCAATCCACTGCAAGGCCGAGGCGTAGACGTTGCGGAAGTCGGTCTGGTATTTGAGCGCGTTCAGCTCGAGATCCTCGAGGTCGGGCTCGCTCCCGAACAGCCCACCCTTTACGCCCCCTCCGAGTACAAACATCAGCCCACCCTCCCCGTGATCGGTGCCATAGGAGGCATTCTCGGCGACTTGTCGCCCAAACTCGCTAAACACCATAATCATTACGTCTTTATCCCGATCGATGGCCTTCATATCCGCACGGAAGGCGGTGATGGCCTGGGCCACATAGCCCAGTAGCTCGGCCTGGCGGGGGGGCTGCCCGGCGTGCGTATCCCAGCCGCCGAGGGTGGTGTAGTAGACGCTGCTGCCCAGCCCCCCGGCAATCATGCGGGCGATGTCGCCCATGCTTCGGCCAAAGGCATTATCGGGGTACTGGGCGCGATTTTTCACCTCGCGCAGTCGCCCGATTTTGTCCAGGGCCCCCTTCAGCGAGAGCATGGCCTTTCGAACTTCCTCCGCGGTGCCGCTGCGGACTAAGCGGGCCTCCTGGTTAAAAGCCTCCTCGAACTGCCGGGGCAGCCGAATGCTGAAGGCATCAATGCTGCTGATGGCGGGTGCGCTGCGCCGTTCCCCTACCAGGGCCTGGGGGGTGGCTCCGCCCAGAAAGGTGTCGCAGAAAGGATCGTCCTGGAGGTCGCCCCAGCGGCCCAACCAGCCGGTTTCTTGCCTGCGGCTGGGGTCGGCGGTGTGCCAGATGGAGGTGGAAATAAAGTGGCTGCGGTTGGGGTTGGGGTAGCCTACTTGTGGGATGATGGCCAGTTCGCCGTTGTTCCACATCGGCATCAGCGGCCTTAGTTCGGGGTGAAGGCCCAGTTTTTGCCCATTGGCTCCCAAATCCAGCACTTCTTCGCGCTTGATGGCGATATTGGGGCGCAGGCGGTAGTAGAGTTCGTTGCGGTAGGGAATCAGGGTGTTGAGCTGGTCGTTGCCGCCGAACAGGTTGACGACTACCAGGATTTTGTCCCTGGACTGCGCTGCCAGAGCAGTTTTGGAAAGCAATGAGGGCGCACCCTGCCCCAGGGCCAGTGTCAACAGGGATTTTTGGATGAAATCGCGTCGGTTCATGGGAACCTCGTCTGGCTAGAGTAGCTGGGCCTCCGGCTTGACCAGGGCCAGCGCACCACTGCCGTTGTCCATAAAGACTTCAAGATCGAGCTTATACTCCCGGCCCGCAAAGCCCGCCAGCAGATTGAGGCGGTTCAGGAAGGGCGACTCGGCCAGCCAGGATAGGCCACCATCCCAGCCCGCTACGGTGGGGGGGTCGAAGGGGATTTGCCCCATAGCGGCCAGGGCCTGGTAAAGCCCACGCCCAGGCCGCCCCTCGAAATCCAACGCCGTAACCCCGGCGGCGTACCACAGCCCCACCAGGTATTCCAGGGGGCTTTTGATGATGGCGTTGCGGTATTGCGGGCTGTAGAACTCGTCGCGGGTGAAGAGCCAGCGCAAGAACTCGCGTGTGCCGCCGCTGTGGAAAACCCGTGCGGCTTCCTGTACCAGCGGCTCGGGCGGTTCGGGGCATAGATAGAACTTCAGCAGCTTTCGTCCGACAAACTCGTAGGTTTTGGGGTGGGCGATCAGGATTTCCAGCACCTCATCGCCGGTTTTGATGCGCTTACCCAGGAAGGTTTTCTCGCCCGGGTCGTGCCAGTTGCGGTTGAAAACAAACTCGAAGGCCACATTGGCGCTGGCCTCGCGGGGGCGCTGGCCGCCGGGTAGGCGCACCGTCCAGCCGGTGAAAGCCCGGGCCGCTTCCAGGATGTCCTGCTCGGTGTAGTGGCCGGGGCCGATGGTGTAGAGCTCGAGCAGCTCCCGCGCCCAGTTCTGGTTGGGGTGCTCCTTGCGGCTCTGGGCGTTGTTGAGATAAAGGAGCATGACCGGGTTTCTGGCGATGGCCTTCAGGAGTTCGCCATAGGGCCCGTAGCCCAGTTGCCGGAAGGTGGCAAACTGGTTCCAGAAGTCTATGCCCTGGGCACCCATGGTTTCGCGGAACTCCGAGGTCAGGTGGCCGTGCCAGAACAGCACCAGGCGCTCGGCGGCGGGGGTGGGGGTGGTGAGCCAGTGGTTCAGCCAGCGCTGGCTGATTTCGCGGTGCTGCTGGCCGCGCTCGTTGCGAGTGGCGGCGGTGGTGTAAGCAGGGGCGGGGGCCGGGTCGCGCAGCAAATAATCCACTGCGGCCTCGAGGCCCATCTCCACCAGCTGCTGGGCCTCCTGCTTTCGCCCTCTTGCGGCGGCCCGGCGCAGCAGGTGGGTGGCTTGGGGGTAGGTCAGTGCTCGAGCCATCATGAATTTCCTCTTGATTTGAAAATAGCCCGCCTACCTGAAACCAGCCTTAAGGAGGCACCGATGGCAAATGGTCACCGATGCCTACGGGACTGATTATCGTTACCGGGGGTATGGCGCCCTCGCCTTTGCGAGGCCCGCTTAATCTGGCATAGAATCGCCTGCAAAGGAGCGTTATGAAAAAGTATCGTGTTGAACCCGGTAACTCATTTCGCCTCGAGCATTTCGACCCCGATGACACCAGCGCCTTCAAAGGCGGCAAACAGGAAGCCCTGGTGGCGCTGGAAGGGCTGAACAAAAAGCTGGAAAAGCTGCAAGAGCTGCTCTTTGCCGAAGGCAAGCACAAGGTGCTGGTAGTGTTGCAGGCCATGGACGCGGGCGGCAAGGATGGCACCATCCGGGTGGTCTTCGACGGGGTAGACCCCAGCGGGGTGCGGGTGGCCAGCTTTGGCGTGCCCACCGAGCACGAGCTGGCCCGCGACTACCTCTGGCGGGTGCACCAGCAGGTGCCGCGCAAGGGTGAGCTGGTTATTTTCAATCGCTCGCACTACGAAGATGTGCTGGTCGTGCGGGTCAAGAACCTGGTACCCAAAGCGGTCTGGCAGAAGCGCTACCGCCACATCCGCGAGTTCGAACGAATGCTGGCCGACGAGGGTACTACCATCCTCAAGTTCTTCTTACACATCTCCAAAGACGAGCAGCGCGAACGCCTGCAAGAGCGGCTGGACAACCCCGAGAAACGCTGGAAGTTCCGCAAGGGCGACCTCGACGACCGCAAACTGTGGGATCAGTACCAGGAAGCCTTCGAGGATGCCATCCGCGAGACCAGTACCGAGTACGCCCCCTGGTACGTGATACCGGCCAATAAGAACTGGTATCGCAACTGGCTGGTGAGTAGCATCCTGGTCGAAACCCTGGAAAGCCTCGAGATGCAGTACCCCAGGCCGGAGATTGGCCTCGAGAAAATCGTGATCGAGTGAGCCCCTTACCAGGGGTTGGGGGCGCTCCAGACCCGCTTGCGCCACTGCTCCCGCGCTGCCTCGACCTGCGCGGGGTCGTCCTCGTCGAGCGGCATCAGGCCGGTCTTGCGCCAGTAGGTCAGGCGGCGGCGCACCGACGGGTCGAAATCGTCCTCGCTGACCGGGCCGATGGGCTGGTACTCGCGGCCATCGTAGCGCCACAGCCAGCCGTGCCAGTACACCGTGGCGTCGTAGGGGGACACTCCGTAGCGGCTGGCTGCCTCATTGGTCAGGGGGTCGTCCACCACCCAGTCGCGCCAGACGAATTTGGGGGGTTTGGGTTTTTGCATGGTTTTGACCTCCGTACA includes the following:
- a CDS encoding DUF1800 domain-containing protein; amino-acid sequence: MMARALTYPQATHLLRRAAARGRKQEAQQLVEMGLEAAVDYLLRDPAPAPAYTTAATRNERGQQHREISQRWLNHWLTTPTPAAERLVLFWHGHLTSEFRETMGAQGIDFWNQFATFRQLGYGPYGELLKAIARNPVMLLYLNNAQSRKEHPNQNWARELLELYTIGPGHYTEQDILEAARAFTGWTVRLPGGQRPREASANVAFEFVFNRNWHDPGEKTFLGKRIKTGDEVLEILIAHPKTYEFVGRKLLKFYLCPEPPEPLVQEAARVFHSGGTREFLRWLFTRDEFYSPQYRNAIIKSPLEYLVGLWYAAGVTALDFEGRPGRGLYQALAAMGQIPFDPPTVAGWDGGLSWLAESPFLNRLNLLAGFAGREYKLDLEVFMDNGSGALALVKPEAQLL
- a CDS encoding AMP/ADP-polyphosphate phosphotransferase: MKKYRVEPGNSFRLEHFDPDDTSAFKGGKQEALVALEGLNKKLEKLQELLFAEGKHKVLVVLQAMDAGGKDGTIRVVFDGVDPSGVRVASFGVPTEHELARDYLWRVHQQVPRKGELVIFNRSHYEDVLVVRVKNLVPKAVWQKRYRHIREFERMLADEGTTILKFFLHISKDEQRERLQERLDNPEKRWKFRKGDLDDRKLWDQYQEAFEDAIRETSTEYAPWYVIPANKNWYRNWLVSSILVETLESLEMQYPRPEIGLEKIVIE
- a CDS encoding DUF1501 domain-containing protein; the protein is MNRRDFIQKSLLTLALGQGAPSLLSKTALAAQSRDKILVVVNLFGGNDQLNTLIPYRNELYYRLRPNIAIKREEVLDLGANGQKLGLHPELRPLMPMWNNGELAIIPQVGYPNPNRSHFISTSIWHTADPSRRQETGWLGRWGDLQDDPFCDTFLGGATPQALVGERRSAPAISSIDAFSIRLPRQFEEAFNQEARLVRSGTAEEVRKAMLSLKGALDKIGRLREVKNRAQYPDNAFGRSMGDIARMIAGGLGSSVYYTTLGGWDTHAGQPPRQAELLGYVAQAITAFRADMKAIDRDKDVMIMVFSEFGRQVAENASYGTDHGEGGLMFVLGGGVKGGLFGSEPDLEDLELNALKYQTDFRNVYASALQWIAANPRQVLGGDFSPVALI